A stretch of Henckelia pumila isolate YLH828 chromosome 4, ASM3356847v2, whole genome shotgun sequence DNA encodes these proteins:
- the LOC140863519 gene encoding protein PROTON GRADIENT REGULATION 5, chloroplastic-like codes for MAASSICGASAFLGSWGTSIAGEGHAILQSKAAAAAHLRVAPPRIRLRPMMKNVNEGKGVFAPIVVVARNIIGKKRFNQLRGKAIALHSQVITEFCKSIGADGKQRQGLIRIAKKNGELLGFLA; via the exons atgGCCGCTAGTTCAATTTGTGGTGCTTCTGCTTTTCTTGGAAGCTGGGGCACATCCATTGCCGGGGAAGGCCACGCCATCTTGCAGTCTAAAGCGGCGGCGGCGGCCCATTTGAGGGTGGCTCCGCCGCGTATTCGCTTGCGGCCGATGATGAAGAATGTGAACGAAGGGAAGGGGGTGTTTGCTCCGATAGTGGTGGTGGCGCGTAACATTATTGGGAAGAAGAGGTTTAATCAGCTTAGAGGCAAAGCCATTGCTCTACACTCGCAG GTAATAACGGAGTTTTGCAAATCGATAGGAGCAGACGGAAAACAACGGCAAGGATTGATCCGAATTGCCAAGAAAAATGGAGAACTCCTTGGGTTTCTTGCATGA
- the LOC140863482 gene encoding protein unc-13 homolog, translating to MGTESVLSSPLGEINGLDRDDFRVAAYEVFFTACRSSPGFGGKNALTYYSSSDGGRGDEHAGSSPGSPSKPPGVGMAVTSRVKKALGLKMLKRSPSSRRSSSCGSNPMSPSWAAGSSPKMSSTLPSSPVARLRRPMTSAEIMRQQMRVTEPSDNRLRKTLMRTLVGQMGRRAETIILPLELLRHLKPSEFNDAHEYHQWQKRQLQILEAGLLLHPSIPLEKSDPSAAKFRDIIHACEAKAIDTGKNSEAMRILCNSVVSLAWRSPDGSTTDVCHWADGYPLNVQIYRALLSSVFDLKDETMVLDEVDELLELMKKTWSTLGINRSVHNLCFTWVLFEQYVVTGMAEPDLLGASLAMLTEVAIDAKRTDRDPVYVQMLASVLKAIKKWSEMRLLDYHVCFDRENIGVMESILPLVFSATKILEEDVPCYVSVPQEKEGEVADEFTGNRVDSYIRSSLKSAFAKMFVTVKENERNQEAKDHGGMLIKLACETEELARKEKDIFSDVLKKWHPIAAGVAAVTLHACYGTFLKQYLTGASSFKNETVLVLQRAGKLEKALVQMAVEDSVECEDGGKAIVREMVPYEGDAIIVKLLKQWIQDRIKTGKEHLQRAKETETWNPMSKTEPYAHSVEDLVSFAKEVVDNFFQIPVNVSQNLVCDLVEGLEHLFRDYITFAASCGSKQSYIPSLPPLTRCNLDSKFRKIWKRAACGVGFEDPNNSLFIEGHNPRPSTSRGTQRLYIRLNTLHYLLTQLQSLDKTLCISPKITPSPNNRFGNRRQPGSSYFEHNRAAIQVASQHVSEVAAYRLIFLDSNAFFYRCLYVGDVTNARIKPALRILKQNLTLLCAIVTDRAQAPALKEVMKASFEVYLMVLLAGGSARNFLRSDHPMIEEDLNSLKRVFCTCGEGLIDEEMVEKESQTVGGVVALMGKSTEQLVEDFSTVAREASGIGLVSDRQKLPMPPTTGRWNKSDPNTILRVLCYRNDPAANHFLKRTFQLAKRRGSI from the exons ATGGGAACCGAGTCCGTCCTCTCGTCTCCGTTGGGAGAAATCAACGGCCTTGATCGGGACGATTTCCGGGTGGCGGCTTACGAGGTGTTCTTCACGGCGTGCCGTTCATCCCCTGGATTCGGGGGCAAGAATGCCCTCACCTACTATAGCTCTTCCGACGGCGGCCGAGGGGACGAACATGCAGGGTCCAGCCCTGGATCCCCGTCCAAGCCTCCCGGCGTCGGTATGGCCGTCACGAGCCGAGTCAAGAAGGCATTGGGGTTGAAAATGCTCAAGCGCTCCCCATCTTCCAGGCGCTCCAGCTCTTGCGGCTCCAACCCCATGTCGCCCAGCTGGGCCGCGGGCTCGAGCCCGAAGATGTCGTCCACGCTGCCGTCTTCGCCGGTGGCGAGACTCAGGCGTCCGATGACGTCGGCAGAGATCATGAGGCAGCAAATGAGGGTCACGGAGCCGAGTGATAATAGGCTACGTAAAACGCTCATGAGGACCCTTGTTGGCCAA ATGGGGAGGCGTGCGGAGACGATAATTCTCCCCCTGGAGCTGCTCCGCCACCTGAAGCCATCGGAATTCAACGACGCTCATGAATACCATCAATGGCAGAAACGTCAGCTGCAAATACTCGAGGCCGGACTCCTCCTCCACCCCTCTATTCCGCTCGAAAAATCCGACCCATCTGCCGCCAAGTTCCGAGACATCATCCATGCTTGTGAAGCAAAGGCTATAGACACTGGGAAGAATTCGGAAGCCATGAGAATACTCTGCAACAGTGTGGTTTCCTTGGCTTGGCGGAGCCCTGATGGTTCCACCACCGATGTGTGTCATTGGGCGGACGGATACCCACTCAATGTTCAGATTTATAGAGCCCTTCTCAGCTCTGTTTTCGATTTGAAAGACGAGACAATGGTGCTCGATGAAGTCGATGAATTGCTTGAGTTGATGAAGAAAACATGGTCTACTTTAGGCATCAACCGATCAGTTCACAATCTCTGCTTCACTTGGGTGCTTTTCGAGCAGTATGTTGTGACTGGGATGGCGGAACCGGATCTTCTTGGCGCTTCGTTAGCCATGTTAACCGAAGTAGCCATTGATGCTAAACGGACGGATAGAGATCCTGTTTACGTGCAGATGTTGGCTAGTGTTTTGAAGGCGATCAAGAAATGGTCTGAAATGCGGTTGTTGGATTACCACGTGTGTTTCGACAGGGAAAATATAGGTGTGATGGAAAGCATTCTTCCTTTGGTTTTTTCGGCTACGAAGATATTGGAAGAAGATGTTCCCTGTTATGTTTCTGTGCCCCAAGAGAAGGAAGGCGAAGTGGCCGACGAATTTACAGGGAATAGGGTGGATAGTTACATCCGTTCATCATTGAAGAGTGCATTTGCCAAG ATGTTTGTAACTGTGAAAGAAAATGAGAGGAATCAAGAAGCTAAAGATCATGGTGGGATGCTGATTAAACTGGCCTGTGAAACTGAAGAATTGGCTAGGAAAGAAAAGGATATCTTTAGTGATGTGCTCAAGAAATGGCATCCTATTGCTGCAGGAGTTGCTGCTGTGACACTACACGCTTGCTACGGAACTTTTCTAAAGCAATACTTGACGGGTGCATCCTCGTTCAAGAACGAAACCGTGTTGGTGCTGCAAAGGGCTGGGAAACTCGAGAAAGCCTTGGTGCAGATGGCGGTTGAGGACTCGGTCGAATGTGAAGATGGAGGCAAAGCAATTGTAAGGGAAATGGTACCGTATGAAGGTGATGCTATCATTGTTAAACTGTTGAAACAGTGGATTCAAGATAGGATAAAGACAGGAAAGGAGCATCTCCAAAGAGCAAAAGAAACAGAG ACATGGAATCCCATGTCCAAAACTGAGCCGTATGCGCATTCGGTTGAAGATCTAGTAAGCTTTGCCAAAGAAGTTGTGGACAATTTCTTTCAAATACCAGTGAATGTGTCTCAGAATCTAGTTTGTGATCTTGTTGAAGGTTTAGAGCATCTCTTCCGAGATTACATAACTTTTGCTGCATCATGTG GATCAAAACAGAGTTATATCCCTTCTCTTCCTCCATTAACACGATGCAACCTGGACTCGAAGTTCCGAAAAATATGGAAAAGAGCAGCATGCGGCGTTGGATTTGAAGATCCAAACAACAGTTTGTTCATTGAAGGACATAATCCACGCCCTTCCACAAGCCGCGGAACACAACGCCTTTACATCCGTCTTAACACCTTACATTACCTTCTCACACAACTTCAGTCGCTCGATAAAACCTTGTGCATCTCACCAAAGATCACTCCTTCACCAAACAACCGATTTGGTAATAGAAGACAACCAGGAAGTTCCTATTTCGAACACAACCGAGCTGCCATACAAGTAGCCTCTCAGCACGTGTCGGAAGTCGCTGCCTACCGTCTGATTTTCTTGGATTCAAACGCCTTTTTCTACAGATGCCTATACGTTGGTGATGTTACAAATGCTCGTATCAAGCCAGCATTAAGAATTCTAAAGCAGAATCTCACTCTCTTGTGCGCAATAGTCACCGATCGCGCACAAGCGCCAGCTCTAAAAGAAGTAATGAAGGCTTCTTTTGAGGTATACCTTATGGTTTTGCTAGCTGGCGGAAGCGCCCGAAACTTTCTCAGGTCGGATCATCCTATGATTGAGGAAGATTTAAATAGCCTCAAACGGGTTTTTTGTACATGTGGAGAAGGTTTGATCGACGAGGAAATGGTCGAAAAGGAGTCGCAGACAGTGGGAGGGGTGGTGGCCTTAATGGGGAAGTCTACTGAGCAGTTAGTAGAAGATTTCAGCACTGTGGCCCGTGAAGCCAGTGGGATTGGACTAGTGAGCGATAGACAGAAGCTGCCGATGCCGCCAACCACGGGACGATGGAACAAGTCCGATCCCAATACGATATTGAGGGTACTTTGCTATAGGAATGATCCTGCTGCTAATCATTTCTTGAAAAGAACCTTTCAATTAGCAAAAAGGAGGGGCTCAATATAA
- the LOC140863971 gene encoding heterogeneous nuclear ribonucleoprotein 1-like, whose amino-acid sequence MDSDQGKLFVGGISWETDEEKLKEYFQGYGEVLQTAVMRDKLSGKPRGFGFVVFADPDILDRVLQDRHVIDGRTVEAKRALSRDEQQVSKVGNPGGARNSAGGGSTRTKKIFVGGLPPTLTEDGFRQYFEAYGMVTDVVIMYDQQTNRPRGFGFISFDSEEAVDRVLHKTFHDLDGKQVEVKRALPKDANVAGSARSMGGGTGSNRGGYQGYGSSVGNSSSYDGGMETKYMQPQNAGGGYPSYGSSGYNAHAPGYGYGNGMGYGYGNYGGANPGYSGPAGGGYANPNAGYGGGPPNARTGYGYGSSQWGAAGRPGSGGAAIAQSSSGSTGYMNQGYGYGGYGGNDGGYGNQAAYGGVGGRQTSGPNGNTPTGDLQAGTGSYMGGAYGDGSGNSAYANSGWRSDPSFNAPHGDQGGYGGSYGSAPNRQAQQQ is encoded by the exons ATGGATTCAGATCAGGGGAAGCTGTTTGTTGGAGGGATCTCGTGGGAGACGGACGAGGAGAAGCTGAAGGAGTACTTTCAAGGCTACGGAGAAGTGTTGCAGACCGCGGTGATGAGAGATAAGTTATCTGGAAAGCCGAGGGGATTTGGTTTCGTTGTATTTGCGGATCCGGACATTCTTGATAGGGTTCTTCAGGATAGGCATGTAATTGATGGTCGAACG GTTGAGGCTAAAAGAGCTTTATCAAGAGATGAACAACAAGTTTCTAAAGTTGGGAACCCTGGTGGTGCTAGAAATTCTGCAGGTGGTGGAAGTACCAGGACCAAGAAGATATTTGTCGGTGGTTTGCCACCAACTCTGACTGAGGATGGTTTTCGGCAATATTTTGAAGCTTATGGCATGGTAACTGATGTAGTAATAATGTATGATCAGCAAACCAACCGTCCTCGTGGATTTGGCTTCATTTCATTTGATTCTGAGGAAGCAGTAGATAGGGTTTTACACAAGACATTCCACGACTTAGATGGTAAGCAGGTGGAAGTTAAGCGTGCTCTTCCCAAAGATGCCAATGTTGCTGGCAGTGCACGATCTATGGGTGGTGGGACTGGTAGTAACAGAGGAGGATATCAAGGTTATGGGTCTTCAGTTGGTAATTCAAGCTCTTATGATGGTGGAATGGAGACGAAATACATGCAGCCACAAAATGCTGGCGGTGGGTATCCTTCTTACGGTTCGTCTGGATACAATGCCCATGCCCCTGGGTATGGTTATGGTAATGGCATGGGCTACGGCTATGGGAATTATGGCGGTGCCAATCCAGGATATAGTGGTCCTGCTGGCGGAGGTTATGCAAATCCAAATGCTGGATATGGTGGTGGTCCACCAAATGCTCGCACAGGATATGGCTACGGAAGCTCGCAATGGGGTGCTGCTGGCAGACCTGGAAGTGGTGGGGCTGCTATTGCTCAGTCTTCAAGTGGTTCTACAGGATATATGAATCAGGGTTATGGTTATGGTGGGTATGGAGGAAATGATGGGGGTTATGGAAACCAAGCTGCTTATGGGGGTGTTGGTGGGCGTCAAACAAGTGGCCCAAATGGTAATACTCCCACAGGAGATCTTCAAGCTGGTACTGGCAGTTACATGGGAGGTGCTTACGGTGATGGAAGTGGTAATTCAGCCTATGCAAATTCAGGATGGCGATCTGATCCATCATTTAATGCGCCACATGGTGACCAAGGTGGCTACGGAGGTAGTTATGGTAGTGCTCCAAATCGACAGGCTCAGCAGCAGTAA
- the LOC140863483 gene encoding protein NRT1/ PTR FAMILY 5.2-like, with the protein MEEEKAINDGYTQDGTVDLRGNPILRSKRGRWTACSFIVVYEVFERMAYYGISSNLFIYLTKKLHEGTVKSANNVTNWVGTVWMTPILGAYVADALLGRYWTFVIASAIYFSGMVLLTLSVSIHPLKPSPCSDPTGATCNKATTLQLAVFFGALYTLTVGTGGTKPNISTMGADQFDEFDPKEKVHKLSFFNWWMFSIFFGTLFANTVLVYIQDNVGWTLGYGLPTVGLAISIAIFLAGTSFYRHKLPTGSPFTRMAKVIVAAMRKWQVTVPADPKELYELDLSEYSKKGRYRIDSTPTMRFLNKACVKTGSSSPWMLCSVTQVEETKQMLRMIPILVATFVPSTMIAQINTLFVKQGTTLNRNIGNFKIPPASLAGFVTLSMLISVVLYDRFFVKIFQRLTKNPRGITLLQRMGIGMLIHIVIMVVASLTERHRIQVAKDNGLVESGKQVPLSIFILLPQFILMGTADAFLEVAKIEFFYDQAPENMKSLGTSYAMTTLGVGNFISSFLLSTVSRITRGKDGHSEWIKNNLNASHLDYYYAFFAILNVLNFFFFLVVVKFYVYKAEVSDSMRVIEEELVASVHKAND; encoded by the exons ATGGAAGAAGAGAAGGCAATAAATGATGGGTACACACAAGATGGGACTGTGGATCTCAGAGGAAACCCTATTCTCAGATCCAAGAGAGGTCGATGGACTGCTTGTTCCTTTATTGTTG TGTATGAAGTGTTCGAGAGGATGGCGTACTACGGAATATCCTCCAATTTATTCATATATTTGACGAAGAAACTTCACGAGGGGACTGTGAAGTCGGCCAACAACGTGACCAATTGGGTCGGGACCGTTTGGATGACACCCATATTGGGCGCCTACGTCGCGGATGCGCTCTTAGGTCGATATTGGACCTTCGTCATCGCTTCTGCTATTTATTTCTCC GGAATGGTATTGCTCACATTATCAGTATCAATCCACCCATTAAAGCCAAGTCCATGTTCAGATCCAACCGGTGCCACATGCAACAAGGCCACCACATTGCAACTTGCTGTGTTCTTTGGAGCACTTTACACACTCACCGTGGGCACCGGCGGAACAAAGCCCAACATCTCGACCATGGGGGCGGACCAGTTCGACGAATTCGACCCCAAGGAGAAAGTCCACAAGCTCTCCTTCTTCAACTGGTGGATGTTTAGCATCTTCTTTGGCACACTCTTTGCAAACACTGTGCTTGTCTATATCCAAGACAATGTGGGATGGACTCTTGGTTATGGACTCCCCACCGTAGGCCTCGCGATATCCATCGCCATTTTCTTGGCGGGTACGTCTTTCTACAGGCACAAGTTGCCCACAGGAAGCCCGTTTACTAGGATGGCTAAGGTGATAGTGGCTGCCATGAGGAAATGGCAGGTAACAGTCCCGGCTGACCCTAAGGAACTATACGAGCTCGATTTGTCCGAGTACTCGAAAAAAGGGAGATACCGGATTGATTCTACACCTACAATGAG GTTCTTGAACAAGGCTTGTGTGAAAACAGGTTCCTCTAGCCCATGGATGCTATGCTCAGTCACACAAGTTGAAGAAACCAAACAAATGCTGAGAATGATACCTATCCTAGTAGCCACATTCGTTCCCAGTACTATGATTGCTCAAATCAACACACTTTTTGTCAAACAAGGCACCACCTTAAACAGAAACATTGGCAACTTCAAGATTCCCCCTGCCAGTTTGGCCGGATTCGTTACGCTTTCCATGCTTATATCTGTTGTGCTTTACGACCGTTTCTTTGTAAAAATATTCCAGAGATTGACCAAAAATCCTAGAGGGATCACCCTTTTACAAAGAATGGGGATTGGTATGTTGATTCACATAGTTATAATGGTAGTGGCCTCATTGACGGAGAGGCACAGGATTCAAGTGGCTAAGGATAATGGATTGGTTGAAAGCGGGAAACAGGTACCTTTATCAATCTTCATATTGCTGCCTCAGTTTATACTAATGGGAACTGCTGATGCATTCTTGGAAGTGGCCAAGATCGAGTTTTTCTACGACCAAGCACCCGAAAATATGAAGAGTCTAGGCACATCATATGCTATGACTACTCTCGGAGTTGGGAATTTCATCAGCAGTTTTTTGTTGTCCACGGTTTCAAGAATAACAAGGGGGAAAGATGGTCACTCGGAATGGATCAAGAACAATCTCAACGCTTCGCATTTGGACTATTACTACGCGTTTTTCGCCATCTTGAATGTCTtgaatttcttcttcttcttggttGTGGTCAAGTTTTACGTTTACAAGGCTGAAGTTTCTGATTCGATGCGAGTTATAGAGGAAGAACTTGTGGCATCTGTACATAAGGCGAATGATTGA